DNA from Canis lupus familiaris isolate Mischka breed German Shepherd chromosome 9, alternate assembly UU_Cfam_GSD_1.0, whole genome shotgun sequence:
TCCTTGGATATAGCTTCTGAGCTAATGAAGGACTATGtagatattcattcatttgacaaatatttactgagcacctgttatgGACCAGGCATGGGTTCAAGCATCTGGGACACAGCTGTGAATAAGACAGACCTGATCTCTTCTCACATGAACCTCCCTGTCCTGGTGAGAGGGACACCCAACAATGCCTagcatccaataaaaaattattaggcACACAAAGCAAATCAATGCATAACAGGCTGGGTGGTGATACGTGATACGGAGCAGAGATAGGCAGAGTAAACAGTATATATAGCAAGTGCCAGGTCAGGGTTCTATAACAAGTGAGCCTTGTGGCTGTCTCAGGGAGGAGGGTCCAGGCAGAGCTGGCCTATTTGGGAAACAGCAAATGAGGCAGTGGGCTGGACAGAGTGagaggggagagtgggaggaggggaggaagggagctaGTAGGGAGCCAGATCGTGAAGGGATCACAAGCCATAGTAAATGTATCAATGATCTGTGTCTGCATAATAAATAACCCAAACTTAATGCAATAGAACAAATATTCATTCTAATTAGCCCAGAGTTTGTGAGTAGCGTGATTCTCCTGCTGGTCTCGTGTGAGATCATTTGGGCAGCTGCTGTCATTTTAGGCCTGACTCAGGGGTCTCACTTCTGTGTCTGGTAGTTGGTGCTGGCTGTAGTAAGGACTTTGGGTTTTATGCTGAGATAAGAGCCATAGTGGAGAGAGCAATGATGAGAAACTATGTGATGTATGTTAACTGAAAGGAAAACTGCTAAAATGATtgcaaatttgataaaaattcaCAAGTTCAAGCTCGGTGAACCCCAATAGAATAAACGTAAGAAAATCATAACAAGACACCTCCTAATTAGATTGccaaaaatcaacaataaaaagaaatcttgaaagtATGCAGAAGGGCGGTGGCGGCGCGGCGGCATGGAGGCCACCCTGGAGCAGCACCTGGAGGACACCATGAAGAACCCCTCCATCGTGGGCGTCCTGTGCACGGACTCGCAAGGACTGAACCTGGGCTGCCGTGGGACCCTGTCCGATGAGCATGCTGGGGTGATATCTGTTCTAGCCCAGCAAGCAGCGAAGCTGACCTCAGACCCCCCTGATATTCCTGTGGTGTGTCTAGAGTCAGATAATGGGAACATTATGATCCAGAAACATGATGGCATCACGGTGGCAGTGCACAAAATGGCCTCTTGACCTCTCATCAGTTCTCCAGTGGCCTGTTGTAGAGGCTCCATCCTACCTACGTTGATTATCTTGTAGAACAACTAAAGTTCCAATAGTTAGGCCATTTATTTAGTGTGCATTGGGCACTTTTCTGTTAATTTTAGAGTAAACTGCTTTTGGACACCTAATGGACTGACTTATCAGAACATTAGTAAGAAAGGATCATGTTTTGAAGCAGCATGTCCAGGTCACTTTGTATGTAGAGTTTTCTTATGTTCAATAAATCTggtcagaggaaaaataaaaaataaaaaataataaaagtatgcAGAAAAAAGAGATTCCATTTAAAGGGACAAAAAATGATAAGTGTTTAGTTACATTGATCAAGAAAAAGCAAGGATACAGATTATACCAAGGTAAGTAATGAAAGAAGTACATCACTATCAATcctaatacattaaaaagataattaaggggatgcctgggtggctcagtggttgagtgttcaCTTTCGGCTCAGAAGTCCCGGTATCGAGaccccacattaggttccctgcatggagcctgcttctccctctgcctatgtctctgcctctctctgtgtctctcatgaataaataaataaaatactttaaaaaagataattaggAGGCTTTTTGGAGGTGATGACCTCCCCATGAGAACATGCTCCCCTAGAAGGACCTCCTCCCTCCGTCCCCAGGAGAAGACAAGTGGAAGCATAAGGAGGAGAACCTGGTATGGACCCTCATGGATGTGAAGTGCCCTGGATGATACAAAATCACTACCATCTTTAGCTGTGCACGAATTAGTTTTGTGTGTTGGCTGCTCCACTGCCCTGTGCCAGCTGACAGGAGGAAAAGCAAGGTTTCCAGAAGGATATTCCTTCAGATGGAAGCAGCGCTAAAAGTAACCTGACTCAAGATGAGTGGGAAACTATCCCAATAAACACattttggagagaaaaaagaaaaagatcataaGGAAATATCATGAAAGGATTTATGCCAATAAAATTGGTAGCCTAAATGAAATGGGTAACTTCCtcgaaagacacaaattacccaAAGTGACCCAAGAGGAAATGGACAACATGAATGACTCTGTATGaatcaaagaaactgaatttatactttaaaagctTCCCACTCAGAAAATTCCAGGCCCAAGATAACTTCACTGGtcaaattctatcaaacatttaagaaagaaacattaCCAATCCTACATGAAGATAAATACAGaacattcttttcttatttttaatcctttttaaaaaggtcttatttatttatttgggagagagagagagacagagagagtgcaaacgcacaagtgaggggaagggaagaggggcagagaaaagcagactccccactgagcagggagcctgatgaggggctcaattccaggatcccaggatcatgatctgagctgcaggcatatgcttaaccaactgagctacccaggcaccccttatttttaaccttttaaaaatatttgacaacagcaacaaactaccaaaaatacTTAATTAATTTCAGCAAagggcagaaaaataatttagatgtgGAAAAACTAAATCTATAAATGGGAAAGGTTGAGTAATTTAAGGGTTTTTTCAATATAGCAGAACATTAAGTAACTGTTGTGTTTGAGAAGAGATTTAATG
Protein-coding regions in this window:
- the LOC102156380 gene encoding ragulator complex protein LAMTOR5-like; translated protein: MEATLEQHLEDTMKNPSIVGVLCTDSQGLNLGCRGTLSDEHAGVISVLAQQAAKLTSDPPDIPVVCLESDNGNIMIQKHDGITVAVHKMAS